Within the Magnetospirillum sp. ME-1 genome, the region GCCCGCCGACAAGCCTTCACCCTGGCTCCCGTCGCCTTTGTCGCGATCTCGCCGGTTATTCGCCATTATCCAGCTCCACCATCAAAGGACAATCCAGAACTCTTGGCCATTGCGGTTGACCTTCAGCAAAATCTGCTGCCCGGCATTCGTCGCCCCCTTAATGGCGGCGTCGAGACGAGCCGGACCGGCCACCGGCCGATTATTGACCTCGAGGATGAGGTCATTGGCCTGGAGCCCCGCCACGGCGGCCCGGGACCCGACCAGAACCTCGGCCACCTGGGCACCCTTGGCTCCGGGAACCGGAACGGCGCCCGGCACACCGGTGATCGGACGCGGCGCCTGGAAGGTTTCGATCTCCATGCCCAGCCAGTTGAACTCGGTCGGAGGCTTCGGCATGACGGCCGGACCACCGGGAACCGCGACCATGCCGGGTGCAGTGGGGGCCATGCCGCCCATGGGCGGCTGCGCCATGTCGGCAATGGCCGGAGCCTGGACCGCTGCGGCGGCCAGACCGGCGGGTCCCGCGACCAGGGTCATGTTGCGCACATCGCCATCGCGCAGGACGCCGAGCCGCACCGACCGTCCGGCATGCATCTCGACCATGATGGCGGAGACTTCTTCCGGCAGGCGGACAGGACGGCCGTCCACCTTGAGCAAGACGTCGCCGGGCCGCAGCCCCGCCGTCGCCGCCGGAGTATTGGGCGTGACGCCGGAGATGAACACTCCGCGTCCGACCGGTACGCCGGTCTGGGCGCCAAGGCGCTGCGACATGGGGGTCAAGGCGGCGCCCAAAAGCGTGACCCGGCCGGTTCCGGCGGCGGTCGACTGCCCGCCGCGCGGCCCCTGAATATTGATGGCCAGGCTTCCCGGCGGCTGCGCGAAGCGGTAAGCCCCCCCGCCGAGTCCCGGTGCGGCGATGGGCGCGGCACCGCCCAGCATCTGATGGCAATTGGCGCAGTTCATGTTCTGACGGCCGTCGGTATGGGGCGAGACGGCGCCCATGGGAATCGGCGGCGGCGGAATCGGGGCGGCGATGGGCATCATCGGCGCGGGCCGCCCGTTTCCGGCCGGAATCAGATCGTGGCAGGTGGTGCAATCCATGTTCTGGCGGCCATCGGTGTGGGGCGCCCTAGTCCCGGCGAAAATGGCCGGACCCGCCGCGCCCACGCCGCCGCCCATGGGGCGCTGCATGGCCACCAGGCCCATGGAGGCCCC harbors:
- the mamE gene encoding magnetosome formation protease MamE, which produces MFNGDVEDGGRGDASCGKDLKRYLMLMGVVALVVLFGAFIYRQSSGGLRLGAMLEQMGRGTGPAVNVPVQQGGPSAAVNPAMSVPAGARVAPPSAAGAIATMPPMVDFGPAPIGAGGPFSSVVTLLRNSVVAVTASSANGQAMPDPLGLANPDGLPHFANPATRSVENIGTGVIVRNDGFIVTNYHVVRGANSVFVTVQDDVGSTRYSAEIIKMDEALDLALLKVAPKTPLTAAVLGDSDGVQVADEVIAIGTPFGLDMTVSRGIISAKRKSMVIEGVTHSNLLQTDAAINQGNSGGPLVISNGTVVGINTAIYTPNGAFAGIGFAVPSNQARLFILDEVGWLPTSTAEGASMGLVAMQRPMGGGVGAAGPAIFAGTRAPHTDGRQNMDCTTCHDLIPAGNGRPAPMMPIAAPIPPPPIPMGAVSPHTDGRQNMNCANCHQMLGGAAPIAAPGLGGGAYRFAQPPGSLAINIQGPRGGQSTAAGTGRVTLLGAALTPMSQRLGAQTGVPVGRGVFISGVTPNTPAATAGLRPGDVLLKVDGRPVRLPEEVSAIMVEMHAGRSVRLGVLRDGDVRNMTLVAGPAGLAAAAVQAPAIADMAQPPMGGMAPTAPGMVAVPGGPAVMPKPPTEFNWLGMEIETFQAPRPITGVPGAVPVPGAKGAQVAEVLVGSRAAVAGLQANDLILEVNNRPVAGPARLDAAIKGATNAGQQILLKVNRNGQEFWIVL